In Rhizobium sp. ARZ01, a genomic segment contains:
- a CDS encoding DUF502 domain-containing protein: MTEIIPRLSVAMRLRNNFLTGLVICAPIAITIWLTWAFIDWADSWVKPYIPNRYNPESYLQFAIPGFGLLIALVVITLVGFLGKNLIGRSIFNFGESILNGTPLVRTVYKSLKQIFESVLKEKGTSFNKAGLIEYPSAGLWSIVFIATDAKGEMKSKFDAMGRDMVACFLPPTPFPTAGYLVFVPREKIVLLDMSAEDAAKLIISVGLVTPPDQLLAPPTPLSTKLKQKFKK; the protein is encoded by the coding sequence ATGACCGAGATCATTCCCAGACTTTCCGTGGCCATGCGGCTGCGCAACAATTTTCTGACCGGGCTCGTCATCTGCGCGCCGATCGCTATCACGATCTGGCTGACATGGGCTTTCATCGACTGGGCTGACAGTTGGGTAAAACCCTACATTCCCAATCGCTACAACCCGGAAAGCTATCTCCAGTTCGCCATCCCCGGATTTGGTCTTCTGATCGCGCTGGTCGTGATCACGCTTGTCGGCTTTCTCGGCAAGAACCTTATCGGCCGCTCGATCTTCAATTTCGGCGAATCGATTCTCAACGGAACTCCGCTGGTTCGCACGGTTTACAAGAGCCTGAAACAGATCTTCGAGTCGGTTCTGAAGGAGAAGGGCACGTCCTTCAACAAGGCAGGACTGATTGAGTATCCGAGCGCCGGGCTATGGTCGATCGTCTTCATCGCCACCGATGCCAAGGGCGAGATGAAATCGAAGTTCGACGCGATGGGGCGCGACATGGTCGCCTGCTTCCTACCGCCGACCCCTTTTCCCACGGCCGGCTACCTCGTTTTCGTCCCGCGCGAAAAGATCGTGCTGCTCGACATGAGTGCCGAGGATGCGGCGAAGCTGATCATTTCGGTCGGTCTCGTCACGCCGCCGGACCAACTCCTCGCACCACCAACGCCACTTTCGACCAAGCTAAAGCAAAAATTTAAGAAGTAG
- the recG gene encoding ATP-dependent DNA helicase RecG: MRPALLDPLFASLSSLPGIGPKMGDLFAKLLGQESIEDCRVIDLVFHTPHGLIDRRHQPGITHAPQGVIVTISGRVDRHQPPPRGKSNVPYRVFLHDDTGELALTFFRAKGDWLAKALPVDEQVIVSGKVDWFNGRASMVHPDYMVKASEAEAMPLVEPVYGLTAGLSPRTLRKAIEAAVSRIPQLPEWIDDAMLSRQGFPYASEAFIALHHPRDALDLDLQAPARRRLAYDEFLAGQISLALVRQNLRRVAGRPVVATGKLSQPVQASLPFALTNSQSTAIAEILKDMATDQRMLRLLQGDVGSGKTAVALMAMLAAVEAGGQAVLMAPTEILARQHHATLSRMAEPAGMSIDVLTGRTKGRERDQILERIASGETNIVIGTHALFQDTVIYRDLALAVVDEQHRFGVHQRLRLTAKGISPHMLVMTATPIPRTLVLAAFGDMDVSKLTEKPAGRKPIQTVIVPQERTGEIVERLRTAIAEGKKAYWICPLVEETEESDLMSVEERHATLERVFGDKTGLVHGRMNGPQKDEAMLAFKNGETRLLVATTVVEVGVDVPDATIIVIEHAERFGLAQLHQLRGRVGRGDGASTCILLYKGPLSENGRARLGILRETEDGFRIAEEDLKLRGEGELLGTRQSGTPGFLVASLEAHGDLLEIARKDAAYSLEKDPELTTERGSALRTLLYIYRRDEAIRFLRAG; this comes from the coding sequence ATGCGTCCTGCCCTGCTCGATCCCCTTTTCGCCTCCCTCTCTTCCCTGCCCGGCATCGGGCCGAAGATGGGCGATCTGTTTGCCAAGCTGCTGGGCCAGGAGAGCATCGAAGACTGCCGGGTCATCGATCTCGTCTTTCACACCCCGCACGGCCTGATCGATCGGCGCCACCAACCGGGAATCACGCATGCGCCGCAGGGCGTGATCGTCACGATATCCGGTCGCGTCGACCGGCATCAGCCGCCGCCGCGCGGCAAATCGAACGTGCCTTACCGTGTCTTCCTGCACGACGATACCGGGGAGTTGGCACTGACCTTCTTTCGCGCTAAGGGGGACTGGCTGGCGAAGGCACTACCAGTGGACGAGCAGGTCATCGTCAGCGGCAAGGTGGACTGGTTCAACGGTCGGGCCTCCATGGTCCATCCAGACTACATGGTGAAGGCTTCCGAGGCGGAAGCCATGCCGCTGGTCGAGCCCGTCTACGGACTGACTGCGGGGCTTTCCCCTCGCACCCTGCGCAAGGCAATCGAAGCCGCTGTTTCCCGGATTCCGCAACTGCCGGAGTGGATCGATGACGCGATGCTCTCGCGACAGGGCTTTCCGTACGCGAGCGAGGCCTTCATAGCGCTGCACCATCCACGTGACGCGCTCGACCTCGACCTGCAAGCGCCCGCACGGCGACGGCTTGCTTATGACGAATTCCTCGCAGGTCAGATCTCGCTAGCGCTCGTGCGGCAGAACCTGCGCCGCGTCGCCGGCCGGCCGGTGGTCGCCACCGGGAAACTCAGCCAGCCGGTCCAGGCTTCACTTCCCTTCGCGCTGACAAACAGCCAGTCCACCGCAATTGCCGAAATCCTGAAGGACATGGCGACCGACCAGCGCATGCTGCGCCTGCTGCAGGGCGACGTCGGCTCTGGAAAGACGGCAGTGGCCCTGATGGCGATGCTGGCAGCCGTCGAGGCGGGCGGACAAGCCGTGCTGATGGCGCCGACCGAAATTCTTGCCCGTCAACACCATGCCACACTGTCTCGGATGGCCGAACCGGCAGGCATGAGCATCGACGTCCTGACCGGGCGCACAAAGGGTCGAGAGCGCGACCAGATCCTTGAGCGGATTGCCTCGGGCGAAACAAACATCGTCATCGGTACGCACGCGCTCTTCCAGGACACTGTGATCTACCGCGATCTCGCACTTGCCGTCGTAGACGAACAACATCGCTTCGGCGTGCATCAGCGCCTGCGTCTAACGGCGAAGGGCATTTCGCCGCACATGCTGGTGATGACGGCAACGCCGATCCCGCGCACGCTCGTGCTGGCCGCCTTTGGCGACATGGACGTATCAAAGCTCACCGAGAAACCCGCCGGCCGCAAGCCGATCCAGACCGTCATCGTACCGCAGGAGCGAACCGGCGAGATCGTCGAACGTTTGCGCACCGCCATTGCCGAGGGCAAGAAAGCCTATTGGATCTGCCCTTTGGTCGAGGAGACCGAAGAATCGGACCTGATGTCGGTCGAAGAACGTCATGCGACGCTCGAGCGCGTGTTTGGAGACAAAACCGGCCTCGTCCACGGGCGTATGAACGGGCCGCAGAAGGACGAAGCCATGCTCGCCTTCAAGAATGGCGAGACCCGTCTGCTCGTTGCCACGACCGTTGTGGAGGTCGGCGTCGACGTACCCGATGCGACGATCATCGTCATCGAGCACGCCGAGCGCTTCGGATTGGCCCAGTTGCATCAGTTGCGCGGCCGAGTGGGGCGCGGCGATGGCGCTTCTACCTGCATCCTGCTCTATAAAGGTCCGCTCAGTGAAAACGGGCGAGCACGGCTCGGCATCCTGCGCGAGACCGAGGATGGGTTTCGGATTGCCGAAGAAGACCTCAAGCTGCGCGGCGAGGGTGAACTGCTCGGTACCCGGCAGTCGGGCACACCCGGTTTTCTTGTCGCCAGTCTCGAAGCGCATGGGGATCTGTTGGAGATTGCCCGAAAGGACGCTGCCTACTCGTTGGAAAAGGATCCGGAACTGACCACTGAACGCGGCAGCGCATTGCGCACGCTGCTCTACATCTATCGACGCGACGAAGCGATCCGCTTCCTGCGTGCAGGTTGA
- a CDS encoding succinate dehydrogenase assembly factor 2, with translation MTGSTRSSADIEPRRKRILFRCWHRGIREMDLVLGAFADAEIATLSDAELDELEEIMAEDDADLVKWVTGERPVPERFLKGLFPRIRAFTPDFSPVTVETIGTQR, from the coding sequence ATGACCGGAAGCACACGCTCCAGCGCAGACATCGAACCGCGCCGCAAGCGCATTCTCTTCCGTTGCTGGCATCGCGGCATCCGCGAGATGGACCTAGTACTCGGCGCGTTCGCAGACGCTGAAATCGCGACCCTTTCCGACGCAGAGCTCGACGAACTGGAAGAGATCATGGCCGAGGACGACGCCGATCTCGTCAAGTGGGTGACGGGCGAACGACCGGTTCCGGAACGGTTTCTCAAAGGGCTCTTCCCCCGTATCCGTGCGTTCACCCCGGATTTCTCCCCGGTGACGGTGGAGACAATCGGGACACAGCGATGA